From a region of the Acidimicrobiales bacterium genome:
- a CDS encoding pilus assembly protein TadG-related protein produces the protein MRGRTQSGQVIVLVAFALLALIGSAALVLLAGSVEWQKNQLQQLADQAALDSAMKIGIGCNAASAKAVITEADAFVSSQRSGATGVLISGSGCATSYTGTDTFAGGLSETIHYPYRAHQQQVEVILTLTLPISFGTELGQTTTKVVRRAVGQQLAGSTTAITAGTLNCTGGQVNVAGSVTTGTINLSGGCALYSHARLDAASGTYSDLGNVSVYTAGQAWTTAGGSCAGGANSGSSNAICADGSEVSGHVPVTCGASGTNAFLSAGDAAVNPNPCAAGVASQPVAPISSAQPPEPDTDAAAIGSLRNSANGALGAPCTPAGAYTTPIKVNGTTVATGLGPAPTKDASGVYHFKPSCYGYLDPSSLTGGIAKVQVGPEVGPTKADIIVTLPAASTAGTLLVVTLRSDTKPSNKPFGAPPNWLPAPENFQDGIAHTQIWYYPSNPGGILNADFAVSPNSIDGVGQMSEWSGAAAAPLDVTGTLTRTTNQSAVTISTSASIATAGELVVTDMGALQQAAQTYSSGAGWTNTASDMTVEGFASEYEINPTAGVPASESVTVGTATTWASVIAAFKPASSGAAGVVLDPGFYYFNGAGSPGVGGICLNSSRLMALDVTLEFVNQASFSSGTCAAGGGAACAGACAFGSTPCSISACPPNAPFDSASGGGYTWFAAPCSSAPAGDSSCAATSWCPTEDRACWNTLIWQAPGGTGQIAIKGSSVTHWLLGSVFWAGACTDSVNGASTIQGTVQCGTLSISAGAGAGTAIGGDHGVSTAVVEAVLVE, from the coding sequence ATGCGCGGGCGAACCCAATCCGGCCAGGTCATCGTGTTGGTGGCGTTCGCGCTGCTCGCGCTCATCGGGTCCGCCGCCCTCGTGCTGTTGGCGGGCTCGGTCGAATGGCAGAAGAACCAGCTTCAACAGCTCGCCGACCAGGCTGCGCTCGACTCGGCCATGAAGATCGGCATCGGCTGCAACGCGGCGAGCGCCAAGGCGGTCATCACGGAGGCCGACGCCTTTGTCAGTTCGCAGCGCTCCGGCGCGACTGGTGTGCTCATAAGCGGGAGCGGCTGCGCCACCTCGTACACGGGCACCGACACGTTCGCGGGCGGGCTGAGCGAGACGATCCACTATCCCTATCGGGCTCACCAACAGCAGGTCGAGGTCATCCTCACGCTGACGCTTCCGATCTCGTTCGGAACCGAGCTCGGGCAAACCACCACCAAGGTGGTGCGCCGAGCCGTCGGTCAGCAGCTCGCGGGCTCGACGACGGCTATCACCGCCGGTACGCTCAACTGCACCGGCGGCCAGGTCAACGTCGCCGGTTCGGTGACGACGGGAACGATAAACCTGAGCGGAGGATGCGCCCTGTACTCGCACGCGCGCCTTGACGCGGCGTCGGGCACCTACTCGGACCTCGGCAACGTCTCCGTTTACACGGCAGGCCAGGCTTGGACCACTGCCGGAGGCTCGTGCGCCGGGGGCGCCAACTCCGGGAGCTCCAACGCCATCTGCGCCGACGGTTCCGAGGTCTCCGGGCACGTTCCCGTGACATGCGGTGCGAGCGGGACCAACGCATTCCTCTCCGCGGGCGATGCGGCGGTCAACCCAAACCCGTGCGCAGCGGGCGTAGCGTCGCAGCCTGTAGCGCCCATCTCCAGCGCCCAGCCGCCGGAGCCGGACACTGACGCCGCCGCCATCGGCTCGTTGAGGAACAGCGCCAACGGAGCTCTGGGAGCGCCCTGCACCCCGGCAGGCGCCTACACCACGCCGATCAAGGTCAACGGAACGACCGTGGCCACAGGCCTGGGTCCTGCTCCCACCAAAGATGCCAGCGGCGTCTACCACTTCAAGCCCAGCTGTTACGGGTATCTCGATCCGAGCTCCCTTACCGGCGGGATTGCCAAGGTCCAGGTCGGTCCGGAGGTCGGCCCGACCAAAGCCGACATCATCGTCACGCTGCCCGCCGCGAGCACCGCCGGCACCCTCCTAGTGGTCACCTTGCGGTCCGACACCAAGCCCTCGAACAAACCTTTCGGCGCGCCCCCCAATTGGCTTCCCGCACCCGAGAATTTTCAAGACGGCATCGCCCACACCCAGATCTGGTACTACCCAAGCAACCCGGGCGGGATCCTGAACGCAGACTTCGCCGTGAGCCCGAACTCGATCGATGGCGTCGGCCAGATGAGCGAGTGGTCCGGCGCGGCCGCTGCTCCTCTCGATGTCACGGGCACTCTGACCCGGACCACGAATCAGTCTGCGGTGACCATCTCGACGAGCGCTTCCATCGCGACCGCAGGGGAACTCGTGGTGACGGACATGGGCGCCCTACAGCAGGCAGCCCAGACGTACAGCTCAGGCGCTGGGTGGACGAACACCGCCTCTGACATGACAGTCGAGGGATTCGCATCGGAATACGAGATCAACCCGACCGCGGGCGTACCCGCCAGCGAATCGGTCACCGTCGGCACGGCGACCACGTGGGCCTCGGTGATCGCGGCATTCAAGCCCGCCTCCTCGGGCGCGGCTGGCGTGGTCCTCGACCCGGGCTTCTACTACTTCAATGGCGCCGGTTCACCAGGCGTCGGCGGGATCTGCCTGAACAGCAGCCGGCTGATGGCTCTTGATGTCACTCTTGAATTCGTCAACCAGGCCAGCTTCTCGTCGGGGACCTGTGCCGCAGGAGGCGGCGCGGCATGCGCCGGCGCGTGCGCCTTCGGCTCCACCCCCTGCTCGATCTCGGCCTGTCCCCCCAATGCGCCCTTCGACTCGGCCTCCGGAGGGGGCTACACCTGGTTCGCCGCCCCTTGCTCGTCTGCGCCGGCGGGTGACAGCAGCTGTGCCGCAACGTCGTGGTGCCCGACAGAAGACCGGGCGTGCTGGAATACGCTCATCTGGCAGGCTCCCGGCGGCACCGGCCAGATCGCCATCAAGGGATCGTCGGTGACTCACTGGCTGCTCGGATCGGTCTTCTGGGCGGGCGCCTGCACCGACTCGGTCAACGGAGCCTCGACGATCCAGGGCACCGTGCAGTGCGGAACCCTTTCGATCTCGGCCGGCGCGGGAGCCGGCACCGCCATCGGCGGCGACCACGGCGTCAGTACCGCCGTGGTGGAGGCCGTTCTTGTCGAATGA